One Bemisia tabaci chromosome 7, PGI_BMITA_v3 DNA window includes the following coding sequences:
- the LOC109035661 gene encoding arylalkylamine N-acetyltransferase 1: MSQLTSKADAIRLIYPIPQNRYGDIITHLRSNFFLEEPLNKAVELSSPNVDLEATILDTLHENLSIMALKSDTEQVVGAVLNGIIVPGDILKAQEKLEKSNDEKFKKIFSFLYKTNEKIDLFTRYNVDKIFEGRILSVDASLRGYGIGKRLLVQSEEIVRRENCKIWKMDVTGIYSQRIAESNGFETVLELQYETEVIENGQPLFNIPPPHKSFKIVVKYLN, translated from the exons ATGTCACAACTCACATCAAAAGCAGATGCAATAAGACTGATTTATCCTATTCCTCAAAACCGTTACGGTGATATCATCACTCACCTGCGGAGTAACTTTTTCTTGGAAGAACCTCTAAACAAAGCTGTAGAATTAAGTTCCCCAAACGTAGACTTAGAAGCAACAATCCTGGACACTTTGCATGAAAATCTGTCTATAATGGCTCTAAAATCTGACACAGAACAG GTAGTTGGTGCTGTGTTAAATGGAATAATAGTTCCTGGAGATATTCTAAAGGCTCaagaaaaactagaaaaatcaAACGACGagaagtttaagaaaatattctcGTTTCTTtacaaaacaaatgaaaaaatagacTTGTTCACTCGATATAATgttgataaaatatttgaaggGCGAATATTATCGGTTGACGCCTCTCTTAGAGGTTACGGTATTGGGAAGAGGTTACTGGTCCAAAGCGAAGAAATAGTGCGGAGAGAAAACTGCAAG ATTTGGAAGATGGACGTGACAGGGATTTACTCTCAAAGAATCGCCGAAAGCAACGGTTTCGAGACAGTTTTGGAATTGCAGTATGAAACGGAAGTGATAGAAAATGGACAACCGCTATTCAACATACCTCCGCCTCACAAGAGTTTCAAAATAGTCGTCAAGTATTTAAATTAA
- the Sh3beta gene encoding SH3 domain-binding glutamic acid-rich protein, whose translation MVIKVYISGISGNKEVKKRQQRVVMILESKNIEYEAIDIAEPGKEAEKEFMQQNSKAKDSKYALPPQIFNEEEYCGDYEEFDLANELDELEKFLKVPAGSIQANDTSKSSFTNGNVTSSREQSTEKDTVERHTISSLSEDRISAENHEETEEDDETTERKSPVNHSESKDTADVEAEEEEMATDKEKSTAEEATNHTADNSDESEEEEEEEDE comes from the exons ATGGTTATCAAAGTGTACATTTCCGGAATTTCAGGAAATAAGGAG GTGAAAAAAAGACAGCAGCGTGTTGTGATGATTTTAGAAAGCAAAAATATTGAGTATGAAGCAATAGATATTGCGGAGCCTGGCAAAGAAGCAGAAAAAGAATTCATGCAACAAAATAGCAAGGCCAAGGATTCTAAGTATGCTTTACCACCTCAAATATTTAATGAAGAAGAATATTGCGGG GATTATGAAGAATTTGATCTTGCCAATGAATTGGATGAActagaaaaatttttgaaagttcctGCTGGTAGTATTCAAGCGAACGATACGTCGAAAAGTTCTTTCACGAATGGAAATGTCACATCAAGCCGAGAG CAATCAACTGAGAAAGATACAGTGGAACGACACACAATTTCAAG TTTATCTGAAGACAGAATATCAGCAGAAAATCATGAGGAAACGGAGGAAGACGATGAAACCACagag CGTAAAAGCCCAGTAAACCATTCAGAAAGCAAAGATACCGCAGATGTAGAGGCAGAAGAGGAAGAGATGGCCACTGATAAAGAAAAGAGTACCGCAGAAGAAGCGACAAATCACACCGCAGATAATTCAGACGAGAgtgaagaggaggaagaagaggaggacgAGTGA
- the LOC109035660 gene encoding V-type proton ATPase subunit D 1 — protein MSGKDKLPVFPSRGSQTLMKSRLKGAQNGHSLLKKKADALQMRFRMILGKIIETKTLMGEVMKEAAFSLAEAKFTTGDFNQVVLQNVTKAQIKIRTKKDNVAGVTLPVFESYQDGSDTYELAGLARGGQQLAKLKKNYQSAIKLLVELASLQTSFVTLDEVIKITNRRVNAIEHVIIPRIERTLAYIISELDELEREEFYRLKKIQDKKRIARAKREAALPKAKDVEVGNMLDEGDEDLLF, from the exons ATGTCTGGGAAGGATAAACTCCCCGTTTTTCCTTCAAGAGG ATCCCAAACTTTAATGAAGAGTCGTCTGAAAGGAGCACAGAATGGCCACAGTTTACTCAAGAAAAAAGCGGACGCCCTGCAGATGCGATTCAGGATGATTCTAGGAAAAATTATTGAG ACGAAAACGCTTATGGGAGAGGTAATGAAAGAAGCTGCCTTCTCCTTAGCAGAAGCCAAATTCACGACTGGAGATTTTAATCAAGTTGTCCTTCAAAACGTCACAAAAGCCCAGATCAAAATCAGAACCAAAAAGGATAATGTCGCAG GTGTGACCTTACCAGTATTCGAAAGTTATCAGGATGGATCAGACACCTACGAATTGGCCGGTCTTGCTCGAGgaggtcaacaattggcaaaactgaagaaaaattatcagaGTGCTATTAAATTATTAGTTGAGCTAGCGTCATTACAAACGTCATTTGTCACTTTAGATGAAGTAATTAAGATTACCAACCGTCGTGTCAATGCTATTGAACACG ttaTAATTCCTCGAATCGAACGAACTTTGGCCTATATTATTTCCGAGCTTGACGAACTAGAAAGAGAAGAATTCTATCG TctgaagaaaattcaagatAAAAAGCGCATTGCCCGTGCTAAACGTGAAGCTGCCCTCCCGAAAGCAAAGGATGTCGAAGTTGGCAACATGCTGGACGAAGGTGATGAGGATCTTTTGTTCTAG